From Salvia splendens isolate huo1 chromosome 16, SspV2, whole genome shotgun sequence, a single genomic window includes:
- the LOC121771866 gene encoding CHD3-type chromatin-remodeling factor PICKLE-like: MEGKNASVYCMSYLLKVLSDGSSVFKDDIISRYPGLKGGRVWKDHHDKLLLRAVMKHGYGRWQAIVDDKDLRIQEVICQELNLPFINTPAPGATQVQNAMGTSQAQASASGVPPPQVSNPGISQSTNGVNSEHAEAPGNDAKGTTAGSEATPDIAHGATDTTSRPGHNFSKTSPCCTISGRCREDKLNLSRKGFCF; encoded by the exons ATGGAGGGGAAGAATGCTTCTGTCTACTGCATGTCTTATCTA TTAAAGGTGTTATCAGATGGCTCTAGTGTTTTCAAGGATGATATCATATCCCGCTATCCAGGATTGAAAGGGGGGAGAGTTTGGAAGGATCACCATGATAAGTTGCTTTTGCGTGCAGTAATGAA GCATGGTTATGGAAGATGGCAAGCAATTGTTGATGACAAGGACTTGAGAATACAAGAAGTGATTTGTCAGGAGTTGAACCTTCCATTTATAAATACACCTGCCCCAGGAGCTACTCAAGTGCAGAATGCTATGGGGACTTCTCAGGCCCAGGCCTCTGCTTCTGGAGTTCCCCCGCCTCAAGTTTCCAACCCGGGAATTTCTCAGTCAACAAATGGTGTGAACTCAGAACATGCTGAAGCACCTGGAAATGATGCAAAAGGGACTACTGCTGGGAGTGAAGCTACTCCTGATATTGCACATGGGGCTACTGATACTACATCCCGGCCCGGTCACAACTTTTCCAAGACCAGTCCATGCTGTACCATTTCCGGGAGATGCAGAGAAGACAAGTTGAATTTATCAAGAAAAGGGTTCTGCTTCTAG